A DNA window from Desulfovibrio desulfuricans DSM 642 contains the following coding sequences:
- a CDS encoding integrase core domain-containing protein, producing VDNGPEFSGNALDTWAFEHGVQIEFTRPGKPTDNGHIESFNGKFRDECLNQNVFLSLHDARRTVEAWRQDYNQRRPHSSLGWLTPEEFRAKNITCNPLGTTNLQVVYAVG from the coding sequence GTTGATAACGGGCCAGAATTTAGCGGTAACGCCCTGGATACCTGGGCTTTTGAACACGGCGTGCAGATAGAGTTCACTCGTCCAGGGAAGCCCACAGATAATGGACACATTGAAAGCTTTAACGGAAAATTCCGAGATGAGTGCTTAAATCAGAACGTGTTTCTGTCCCTGCACGATGCCCGCAGAACAGTCGAAGCCTGGCGGCAGGATTACAACCAGCGGCGACCGCACAGTTCCTTAGGCTGGCTGACACCGGAAGAATTTCGGGCAAAGAATATAACCTGCAACCCATTGGGAACCACTAACTTACAAGTGGTATACGCAGTGGGGTAA
- a CDS encoding GNAT family N-acetyltransferase has protein sequence MQEFAVRRVCQDDLESIAEIEAVCFPAAEAASRESFKQRIAAFPEFFLVAEVGGRLVGYINGCATDSPVIFDELFYSTSHHNKTGENLTVFGLAVIPEFRKQGIASQLMRNFVQTAKKLGKKKVILTCKERLIRYYECFGYVNDGISKSSHGGAQWFDMTLGLDT, from the coding sequence ATGCAAGAATTCGCAGTTAGACGTGTTTGCCAGGATGATTTGGAGAGTATAGCTGAAATAGAGGCAGTGTGCTTTCCTGCGGCTGAAGCTGCATCACGCGAGTCCTTTAAACAGAGGATTGCGGCTTTTCCTGAGTTTTTTCTTGTGGCTGAAGTTGGCGGTAGATTGGTGGGGTATATTAACGGATGCGCTACCGATAGCCCCGTCATATTCGATGAACTCTTTTATAGCACGTCTCACCACAATAAGACTGGTGAAAACCTAACTGTTTTCGGGCTGGCTGTGATTCCAGAATTTCGGAAGCAAGGCATTGCCTCTCAGCTTATGAGGAATTTTGTGCAAACAGCTAAAAAGTTAGGCAAAAAGAAAGTTATACTGACGTGCAAAGAGCGACTGATTCGCTACTATGAATGCTTTGGTTATGTGAATGATGGAATTTCGAAATCAAGTCATGGCGGAGCGCAGTGGTTTGATATGACGCTTGGGCTTGATACGTAA